A part of Sulfurimonas sp. HSL-1716 genomic DNA contains:
- a CDS encoding c-type cytochrome: MKKIVIASVAALAVTSSLMAAAVQANKCAGCHGKDFEKKALGQSKIVKDMTHAEIAASLKGYRDTAGFGHSPAKGVMAGQVKSYTDAELEAFSKTVGK; encoded by the coding sequence ATGAAAAAAATCGTTATCGCTTCTGTAGCTGCTTTAGCTGTTACTTCAAGTCTAATGGCTGCTGCTGTACAAGCTAATAAATGTGCTGGTTGTCATGGTAAAGACTTCGAGAAAAAAGCTCTTGGTCAATCTAAAATCGTTAAAGACATGACTCACGCTGAAATCGCTGCTTCATTAAAAGGTTATAGAGATACTGCAGGTTTCGGTCACAGCCCGGCAAAAGGTGTAATGGCTGGTCAAGTTAAATCTTACACTGATGCAGAATTAGAAGCGTTCTCAAAAACTGTAGGTAAATAA
- the rfaE1 gene encoding D-glycero-beta-D-manno-heptose-7-phosphate kinase, producing MEILKKAKPNILVIGDLMLDHYLWGSCERISPEAPVQVVDIAKETTVLGGAGNVVNNLVTLGANVSVSSVIGDDSNGKELTAMLLGIGVKTDGLVLQTGRKTSRKSRVIAVSQQILRYDKESKDAIDEISTTTMLASLKKSISSYDAIILSDYGKGVLTPSLCQGVIKMAKEIGKMVLVDPKGSDYSKYKGAHLLTPNKKEASLATKIDINSDESLKKALLKLKIECELDISMITLSEDGIAIFEEKVRRFPTVAKEVYDVTGAGDTVIASIAYSLSAGKNIAESCKFANLAAGVVVGKIGSATVSLDEIEEYEATLHKSSSDTHIKSFEEIDKIVSRYKQNGKKVVFTNGCFDILHVGHVKYLEIAKSFGDILIVGLNSDESVRRLKGESRPVNTAEDRAYILAALEAVDYVVLFAEDTPFELIKMIAPDVLVKGGDYEGKEVVGTEFAGELRLVDFVDGKSTTKTIQKIQGKLC from the coding sequence ATGGAAATCTTAAAAAAAGCAAAACCGAACATTTTGGTTATCGGTGATCTGATGCTTGATCACTACCTGTGGGGGAGTTGTGAACGCATCTCTCCCGAAGCGCCTGTGCAAGTCGTCGATATTGCAAAAGAGACGACCGTTTTAGGCGGTGCAGGAAATGTTGTCAATAACCTTGTTACACTTGGAGCTAACGTAAGTGTTAGCAGTGTTATCGGTGACGATTCCAATGGAAAAGAGCTTACCGCAATGCTTTTAGGTATAGGAGTGAAGACAGACGGTCTTGTTTTACAAACAGGAAGAAAAACGAGTAGGAAGAGTCGTGTTATAGCGGTATCGCAGCAGATCCTTCGTTACGACAAAGAGAGTAAAGACGCTATAGATGAAATCTCGACAACTACAATGCTTGCTTCTTTGAAGAAGAGTATTTCGTCGTATGACGCGATAATACTTTCGGATTACGGTAAAGGCGTTTTGACTCCGTCTCTTTGTCAGGGTGTCATAAAAATGGCAAAAGAGATCGGCAAAATGGTACTTGTCGATCCTAAGGGAAGCGATTACTCGAAATATAAAGGCGCTCATCTTCTGACCCCGAACAAAAAAGAGGCTTCTCTTGCGACCAAGATAGATATAAACAGCGACGAATCCTTAAAAAAAGCACTGTTGAAACTCAAAATCGAGTGTGAGCTCGATATCTCTATGATCACGCTTAGCGAAGACGGTATCGCCATATTCGAAGAGAAGGTCAGAAGATTTCCTACCGTCGCAAAAGAGGTCTATGACGTCACCGGTGCGGGAGATACCGTTATCGCTTCGATCGCGTACTCGTTAAGCGCGGGTAAGAATATAGCCGAGAGCTGTAAGTTCGCCAATCTCGCCGCAGGTGTCGTTGTCGGCAAGATCGGTTCGGCTACGGTTTCACTCGATGAGATAGAGGAGTACGAAGCGACGCTGCACAAAAGCAGTTCGGACACGCACATCAAGAGTTTTGAAGAGATAGACAAGATAGTTTCCCGTTATAAACAAAACGGCAAAAAAGTCGTTTTTACAAATGGCTGTTTCGATATCTTGCATGTAGGACATGTCAAGTATCTTGAGATCGCCAAAAGCTTTGGGGACATACTCATAGTCGGACTTAATTCGGATGAATCGGTCAGACGCTTAAAAGGAGAGAGCCGCCCCGTAAACACCGCAGAGGACAGAGCTTATATTTTGGCTGCTTTGGAGGCTGTAGATTATGTTGTTTTGTTTGCGGAAGATACCCCTTTTGAACTTATAAAGATGATAGCACCCGATGTCTTGGTGAAGGGCGGAGATTACGAAGGAAAAGAGGTGGTTGGAACCGAATTTGCTGGTGAACTAAGACTAGTCGATTTTGTCGACGGCAAAAGTACGACGAAGACAATTCAAAAAATACAAGGCAAATTATGTTAA
- a CDS encoding c-type cytochrome, with translation MKKTVFLLLAMTISLLAEDGASLYAQNCQSCHGKNGETAALNKALPIKGWDKAKTIEALNAYKAGTRNTTGLGKIMTPKVATMTDAQIAAVSEYIATLK, from the coding sequence ATGAAAAAAACTGTCTTCTTACTTTTAGCTATGACGATCTCTCTGCTTGCAGAGGACGGAGCGTCTTTATATGCACAAAACTGTCAAAGCTGTCATGGAAAAAACGGCGAAACCGCGGCACTTAATAAAGCGCTGCCGATAAAAGGATGGGATAAAGCAAAAACCATCGAAGCATTAAATGCATATAAAGCAGGTACTAGAAATACGACCGGACTCGGCAAGATCATGACTCCAAAAGTCGCCACGATGACAGATGCGCAGATTGCGGCCGTTTCTGAATATATAGCTACTTTAAAGTAG
- the rfaD gene encoding ADP-glyceromanno-heptose 6-epimerase, whose product MRYIDDELKDKTILITGGAGFIGSNLAFYFQNNHPDAKVVVVDSFRSGETLSNGNLKSFGHFKNLIGFTGEIISGDINDQKLLEDLKKNYKFDYIFHEAAISDTTALEQDLMIKTNVNAYKDLLDLAVFHNANMIYASSAATYGDALSPQRVGREAPQNVYGFSKLSMDYLSREYMKKTDISIVGLRYFNVYGPREYFKNTTASMVLQFGHQILAGKNPRLFEGSDKILRDFIYIEDVIQANIKAMKPRASGIYNVGTGKARSFQSIVDILQREMGTALECEYIPNPFVGRYQFHTEADIAETKEGLGYEPAYELEDGIKAYISEIERLYQTEVKK is encoded by the coding sequence ATGCGATACATAGATGACGAACTAAAAGATAAAACCATTTTAATCACCGGCGGAGCCGGGTTTATCGGCTCTAATTTAGCATTTTATTTTCAAAATAACCACCCCGATGCAAAGGTCGTCGTCGTGGACAGTTTTAGAAGCGGAGAGACCCTTTCAAACGGAAACCTGAAAAGTTTCGGGCATTTTAAAAATCTGATAGGGTTTACGGGCGAGATAATCAGCGGAGATATCAACGACCAGAAACTTTTAGAGGATCTGAAAAAAAACTACAAGTTCGATTATATATTTCATGAAGCTGCCATATCGGATACGACCGCATTGGAACAGGACCTCATGATAAAGACAAACGTAAACGCTTACAAAGATCTGCTCGATCTGGCAGTTTTTCATAATGCAAATATGATCTATGCGTCTTCCGCTGCGACTTACGGCGATGCACTTTCTCCTCAACGAGTAGGACGCGAAGCTCCCCAAAACGTTTACGGATTTTCTAAGCTCAGTATGGATTATCTGAGTCGTGAATATATGAAAAAAACAGATATTTCGATCGTTGGGCTCAGATATTTTAACGTTTACGGTCCCAGAGAGTATTTTAAAAATACGACGGCTTCCATGGTTTTGCAGTTCGGTCATCAGATACTTGCCGGGAAAAATCCGCGTTTGTTTGAGGGAAGCGACAAGATCCTTCGCGACTTTATCTATATCGAAGATGTGATCCAAGCGAACATAAAAGCGATGAAACCCCGTGCAAGCGGAATATATAATGTCGGTACGGGAAAAGCAAGAAGCTTTCAGTCCATCGTCGATATCCTGCAGCGTGAAATGGGAACTGCGCTGGAGTGTGAATATATTCCAAATCCGTTTGTCGGGCGTTACCAGTTTCACACGGAGGCGGATATCGCGGAGACAAAAGAGGGGCTCGGGTATGAACCGGCATATGAGCTTGAAGACGGGATAAAGGCATATATCTCCGAGATCGAGCGTTTATATCAAACGGAAGTGAAAAAATAG
- a CDS encoding TIGR00730 family Rossman fold protein, with product MNDENNHINETMPWRHPKSTKEDPQAEELVKNLIGSDSYKIALEDIEFMNSYEARGIRLELDYLKAELVMNRLGIEHTIAVFGSARTIEYKTAKKKLNLIQKELDKNPSNQEMRSKMNTAQRMLEKSVYYDDARRFGSLVGSSGKGADDCRVTIITGGGPGIMEAANRGAFDVGAKSIGLNINLPHEQFPNPYITPELCFQFHYFAIRKLHFLNRAKALVVYPGGFGTFDELFEILTLVQTQKSAAIPIVLVSKYFWNRAVNLEFLREEGVISYSDIEIFHIVDNADEAWKFITQWYEKKGEPLFNHKKE from the coding sequence GTGAATGATGAAAACAATCATATCAACGAGACTATGCCGTGGCGGCATCCTAAATCTACAAAAGAGGATCCTCAAGCCGAGGAATTGGTCAAAAACCTCATAGGAAGCGACAGTTATAAGATCGCTTTGGAAGATATCGAGTTTATGAACTCCTATGAGGCAAGAGGCATACGCCTTGAGCTTGATTATCTAAAAGCAGAACTGGTCATGAACAGGCTTGGCATAGAGCACACAATAGCTGTCTTTGGAAGTGCAAGAACCATAGAATACAAAACCGCGAAGAAAAAGTTGAACCTGATACAAAAAGAACTCGATAAAAACCCTTCGAACCAAGAGATGCGTTCAAAGATGAATACGGCTCAAAGAATGCTTGAAAAAAGCGTGTACTACGACGATGCCAGAAGATTCGGTTCACTTGTGGGCAGCAGCGGCAAAGGTGCGGACGACTGCCGGGTGACGATCATTACCGGCGGCGGACCGGGCATCATGGAAGCGGCGAACCGCGGTGCGTTCGATGTCGGTGCAAAATCGATAGGGCTGAATATAAATCTTCCTCATGAACAATTTCCAAATCCCTATATAACTCCCGAACTCTGTTTTCAGTTTCACTATTTCGCCATCAGAAAACTTCACTTTTTAAACCGTGCGAAAGCTCTTGTGGTATATCCGGGGGGATTTGGAACCTTCGATGAGCTTTTTGAGATATTGACGCTTGTTCAGACACAGAAATCCGCAGCGATCCCGATCGTTCTGGTCTCGAAATATTTTTGGAACAGAGCCGTCAATCTGGAGTTTTTGCGTGAAGAGGGAGTGATCTCCTACAGCGATATAGAGATCTTTCACATCGTGGACAACGCCGATGAAGCGTGGAAGTTTATAACCCAGTGGTACGAGAAAAAAGGGGAACCGTTATTTAATCATAAAAAGGAGTAG